In Helianthus annuus cultivar XRQ/B chromosome 9, HanXRQr2.0-SUNRISE, whole genome shotgun sequence, the following are encoded in one genomic region:
- the LOC110880026 gene encoding uncharacterized protein LOC110880026, with protein MSLGGQGVVFLLAIALLATCAQNSEARVTCQNGVKSMVYLSPKITQHQGLVSDKYYYDIEFPKGHIAIKSFDAEVVDEAGNPVSLEETYLHHWLAIRYYERIGSEDKKRNGHLGGFKQPDIIVAGNDGTCDQNLRQFFGFGAETRRTPTYIPDPYGLEVGNPLKVPSGYEEKWMFNIHAIDTRDTVDTKECAECRCDLYNMTKPSNPNYVGGVDCCVDGKRCKLKNGIEPVQRNVYLKYTVKWVDWSDSIVPVKAFIFDVTDTWQHTGIHDCHIEYDVEQSSAGIATKRSRVKLPISGDVVYGSAHQHMGGIGAALYKEDGQLICSSKPIYGKGNGVGDEAGYVVGMTTCYPKPGSVKIAKGEMLTLESNYNSEERRFGVMGFFYILVAESPMKLAKV; from the exons ATGTCACTTGGTGGTCAAGGTGTGGTGTTCTTATTAGCTATCGCGTTATTGGCAACATGTGCTCAAAATTCCGAAGCTCGTGTAACATGTCAAAACGGTGTAAAATCCATGGTGTATCTTTCGCCTAAAATAACCCAACATCAGGGTTTAGTTTCAGATAAATACTATTATGACATCGAGTTCCCAAAAGGTCATATCGCTATAAAAAGTTTCGATGCTGAAGTTGTTGATGAAGCAGGCAACCCTGTTTCTCTTGAAGAAACTTATCTCCACCACTGGCTTGCAATACGATACTATGAACGAATAGGTAGTGAAGATAAAAAGCGTAATGGTCATCTGGGGGGTTTCAAGCAACCTGATATCATTGTTGCTGGGAATGATGGAACATGTGATCAAAATCTTAGACAGTTTTTTGGATTTGGAGCTGAAACACGAAGAACACCAACATATATTCCTGATCCTTATGGACTTGAAGTGGGTAATCCACTTAAAGTGCCTTCTGGATATGAAGAGAAATGGATGTTCAACATCCATGCAATCGACACTCGGGATACAGTAGATACAAAGGAGTGTGCTGAATGCAG ATGTGACTTATATAATATGACGAAACCTTCGAATCCAAATTACGTGGGAGGGGTGGATTGCTGCGTTGATGGAAAACGATGCAAATTGAAAAACGGAATTGAACCCGTCCAAAGAAACGTTTACTTGAAGTACACCGTTAAGTGGGTTGATTGGAGTGACTCCATAGTACCTGTTAAAGCCTTTATATTTGATGTCACTGATACCTGGCAGCATACTGGAATCCATGATTGCCAT ATCGAGTATGATGTTGAACAATCTAGCGCTGGGATTGCTACGAAAAGATCACGTGTGAAGTTACCAATTTCTGGAGATGTTGTTTATGGTTCTGCACACCAACACATGGGGGGCATAGGTGCTGCTTTATATAAAGAG GATGGACAATTAATTTGCTCGTCTAAACCTATATATGGAAAAGGAAATGGTGTTGGTGACGAAGCTGGGTACGTTGTAGGAATGACCACTTGTTATCCTAAACCAGGCTCTGTGAAGATAGCTAAAGGTGAAATGCTAACGTTGGAGTCTAACTACAACAGTGAAGAGAGACGTTTTGGAGTTATGGGATTCTTCTATATTCTTGTTGCAGAATCTCCTATGAAGTTGGCAAAAGTATAA